In Schistocerca serialis cubense isolate TAMUIC-IGC-003099 chromosome 3, iqSchSeri2.2, whole genome shotgun sequence, the following proteins share a genomic window:
- the LOC126470983 gene encoding uncharacterized protein LOC126470983, whose protein sequence is MKQQKRLKCIIYTSEAESKMCWIDCFQAPPSMNQVLSKVEDMRHLKKAGSKIDGKCPAEMKVLYKEKKCLVNFVSTHAGYYLDLSHLNVTPQEHSCRHCLQDSNSERVYLATLQDLHNTRASYNLASKSVRHQHDAIRVEAWVQEVQESDNACVLFYKPQEIITNQHAKLRSEDFMLVIMNTAQDELLAKYGNDYICVDGTGGLNAYDFELTTILVLADKRQEYPCAFLISNRDDSDVLNIFFNYIKSQNPTVSLGMEQLGLLQRDLNGTWHVNRAWTNNINSKVLHKDQRTEVYKLVKTLIQVRDVAIFEESLQKALQKLYSDTDTSKFSYYLRTYYEKYVNCWAYCHMQAGLNTNMHLESMHKALKYVHANAKQVKRLDKGISALMSFVTTKLFDGLTVIMRGKVTITIKYICARHKSVLMDDFITKVDSGWEVPSSKSNDIFLVKDNDIHCKCKLVCSKCEVHIHQYSCTCIDYNIKLNVCKYIHIVCQTEKKSRGEIPWQNHVLSDALVVDAEDLSATDEREASWAQESTNSSCNNPEALSDEKKKTVSMFPEVIAGMSTAKVKLAKNWR, encoded by the exons ATGAAGCAGCAGAAGAGGTTGAAGTGTATTATATACACATCTGAAGCAGAGTCAAAAATGTGTTGGATTGATTGTTTCCAAGCCCCACCATCAATGAA TCAGGTTCTCTCCAAAGTTGAAGATATGAGACACCTCAAAAAGGCAGGCAGTAAAATTGATGGAAAGTGCCCTGCAGAGATGAAAGTCCTCTATAAGGAAAAAAAGTGCCTTGTTAATTTTGTGTCCACTCATGCTGGATATTATCTAGACCTAAGTCATTTGAATGTGACACCACAAGAGCATAGTTGCAGACATTGCT TGCAGGATTCCAATTCAGAGAGAGTATATCTCGCAACATTGCAGGACTTGCATAACACTAGAGCTTCTTATAATTTGGcttcaaagtcagtcagacatCAACACGATGCCATCAGAGTAGAAGCTTGGGTACAAGAAGTTCAGGAAAGTGATAATGCGTGTGTATTATTTTATAAGCCTCAAGAAATAATCACTAACCAGCATGCGAAATTGAGAAGTGAGGATTTCATGTTGGTAATAATGAACACTGCACAAGATGAATTATTGGCAAAATATGGAAATGATTATATTTGTGTTGATGGGACTGGTGGTCTAAATGCCTATGATTTTGAACTTACCACAATACTAGTACTGGCTGATAAGAGACAAGAATATCCATGCGCTTTCCTCATTTCTAACAGAGATGACAGtgatgtattaaatatatttttcaactATATAAAGTCTCAG AATCCTACAGTATCACTTGGAATGGAGCAATTGGGTCTTCTACAAAGAGACTTGAATGGCACCTGGCATGTGAATAGAGCATGGACGAACAACATTAACAGTAAAGTTCTACATAAGGACCAGAGAACTGAGGTGTACAAGCTTGTGAAGACATTAATACAGGTAAGAGATGTTGCTATATTTGAAGAATCACTGCAAAAAGCACTCCAGAAGCTCTATAGTGATACAGATACATCCAAATTCAGTTATTATTTGAGGACCTACTATGAAAAATATGTTAACTGTTGGGCATATTGTCACATGCAAGCTGGACTCAATACAAACATGCACCTGGAGAGTATGCACAAGGCTTTAAAATATGTACATGCTAATGCAAAGCAAGTGAAAAGACTGGACAAAGGTATATCTGCACTGATGTCATTTGTAACCACAAAGCTGTTTGATGGGCTTACTGTTATCATGAGAGGAAAGGTAACTATTACAATAAAATACATTTGTGCTAGGCACAAGTCTGTTTTAATGGATGACTTCATTACTAAGGTAGACAGTGGTTGGGAAGTACCTTCTTCAAAATCAAACGATATCTTCCTTGTGAAGGACAATGACATTCACTGCAAGTGTAAATTAGTATGCAGTAAATGCGAAGTGCACATTCATCAGTATTCTTGCACATGCATTgattataatattaaattaaatgtatgTAAGTACATTCATATTGTTTGCCAAACAGAAAAGAAGAGCAGAGGTGAGATTCCATGGCAAAATCATGTACTGTCAGATGCACTTGTTGTTGATGCTGAAGATTTGTCTGCGACTGATGAGAGGGAAGCAAGTTGGGCACAAGAAAGCACAAATAGTAGCTGCAACAACCCAGAAGCATTGTCAGATGAAAAGAAGAAGACTGTCTCAATGTTTCCAGAAGTCATTGCTGGCATGTCAACTGCTAAAGTTAAGCTAGCCAAAAATTGGCGATGA